One genomic window of Mucilaginibacter sp. SJ includes the following:
- a CDS encoding SRPBCC family protein, translating to MAKIIQHQLFYPHPPAVVWEFLTDQELISQWLMPGDLKPIPGHEFQLRAKPMPEMDFDGIFYCKILEVVPLKKLSYSWKFGPGNGELSDSTVNWTLTEKDNGTELLLVHRDFKDAVNPLMFSSMEKGWLVLINKMLQIINAEKDGTAQA from the coding sequence ATGGCAAAAATTATTCAGCACCAATTATTTTACCCGCACCCACCCGCGGTGGTTTGGGAATTTCTAACAGATCAGGAACTGATATCGCAATGGTTGATGCCAGGCGACCTGAAACCTATACCAGGTCACGAATTTCAGCTCCGGGCCAAACCTATGCCTGAAATGGATTTCGACGGGATTTTTTATTGCAAGATCCTGGAAGTAGTCCCTTTAAAAAAACTTTCCTATTCATGGAAATTCGGACCCGGCAATGGCGAATTAAGCGATTCGACAGTGAACTGGACGTTAACTGAAAAAGATAATGGCACCGAACTTTTGCTGGTACACCGTGATTTTAAAGACGCTGTAAACCCGTTGATGTTTAGCTCGATGGAAAAAGGCTGGTTAGTGCTTATCAACAAAATGCTGCAGATCATAAACGCGGAAAAAGATGGAACAGCACAGGCTTGA
- a CDS encoding FecR family protein, whose translation MEQERIIQLITRKLAGEATPQELRELDEWLLSFPDALYYEEVLNQIAFKNELPEETDIDKAFNLHEQKYSYEFDGYKDAGQPATIKKSPVKRWLIAASFIAISSFVFYFLYHKNNATAAYVPDTEIVCGKRMRKKIVLPDGTNVWLNTNSKLQYNDSMLYKDCREVRLYGEAFFDVAKDKKHPFIIHTQKIAVKVLGTAFNIKAYPGDAVTETTLIRGLIELSLNSDPQRKILLRPKEKLALNENVPNEHTDKRLVPVIHNQMVIENIEPVEISNKDYFEETSWVQNKLVFKDESFEELAPKLEKWYNVTFKINNKAVANYRFTGILENETLTQALTGMQIIRPFKFKITANDVVTIN comes from the coding sequence ATGGAGCAGGAAAGGATCATACAGTTAATAACCAGGAAGCTGGCCGGTGAGGCCACTCCGCAGGAACTTCGGGAACTGGATGAATGGCTGCTATCGTTTCCTGACGCTTTGTATTACGAAGAAGTGTTAAACCAGATTGCTTTTAAAAACGAACTTCCGGAAGAAACTGATATAGATAAGGCGTTTAACCTGCACGAACAAAAATACAGTTATGAATTTGATGGATATAAAGATGCAGGCCAGCCAGCCACAATAAAAAAGAGCCCTGTTAAACGCTGGCTGATAGCCGCCTCGTTCATAGCGATAAGCAGTTTCGTTTTTTATTTCTTATACCATAAAAACAACGCCACTGCTGCATATGTGCCTGATACCGAAATTGTATGCGGAAAGCGGATGCGCAAAAAGATAGTGCTCCCCGATGGCACTAACGTTTGGCTCAATACCAACAGTAAGCTGCAGTATAATGATTCCATGCTGTATAAAGACTGCCGGGAAGTAAGGCTGTACGGCGAGGCTTTTTTTGACGTGGCCAAAGATAAAAAGCACCCTTTTATAATACATACCCAAAAAATAGCTGTGAAAGTTTTAGGTACTGCTTTTAATATCAAAGCATACCCCGGTGATGCTGTTACTGAAACAACACTCATCAGGGGATTAATAGAACTATCGCTTAACAGCGACCCTCAACGGAAGATCTTGCTTCGGCCCAAAGAAAAATTAGCGCTAAATGAAAATGTGCCTAATGAGCATACCGATAAACGCCTTGTCCCGGTAATTCATAACCAAATGGTTATAGAAAACATCGAACCGGTTGAAATATCGAATAAGGATTATTTTGAAGAAACTTCATGGGTTCAAAATAAGCTGGTTTTCAAAGATGAATCTTTTGAAGAGCTGGCCCCGAAGTTAGAGAAGTGGTATAACGTAACCTTTAAAATTAATAATAAAGCCGTGGCCAACTACAGGTTTACGGGTATTCTTGAAAACGAAACACTAACCCAGGCATTAACAGGAATGCAAATAATAAGGCCATTTAAATTTAAGATAACCGCCAATGACGTAGTGACCATTAACTAA
- a CDS encoding SRPBCC family protein: MKDQDLTITISVDKTSKEAFDAINNVRGWWSEEVIGGTEKLNDEFTYKARELHRCTMRLTEVIPNKKVVWLVLDNYFSFTKDQTEWKGTKVIFEISEHDGKTQVRFTHQGLVPQHECYEVCSNAWTGYITGSLYNLITTGKGEPNPKES; this comes from the coding sequence ATGAAAGATCAGGATTTAACTATCACCATTTCGGTTGATAAAACCTCTAAAGAGGCTTTTGATGCCATTAATAACGTTCGCGGATGGTGGTCGGAAGAAGTTATAGGAGGCACAGAGAAACTCAATGATGAGTTTACCTACAAAGCCCGGGAGCTTCACCGCTGTACCATGAGATTAACAGAAGTAATCCCCAACAAAAAAGTGGTTTGGCTTGTACTGGATAACTATTTTAGTTTCACCAAAGACCAAACCGAGTGGAAAGGCACCAAAGTGATCTTTGAAATTTCCGAACACGACGGCAAAACACAAGTCCGCTTCACACACCAGGGCCTGGTTCCACAGCATGAATGTTATGAGGTTTGCTCAAACGCCTGGACCGGTTATATTACAGGAAGTTTGTACAACCTCATTACTACAGGTAAAGGAGAGCCTAATCCTAAAGAAAGTTAG
- a CDS encoding zinc finger domain-containing protein: MNNQVNPSAINNSLNCSGCGALLHFNPGTHNLLCDYCGVSNAIESAPDSRDILPYDYEEFVAGIDNNKQSADLKVVNCKNCGSQTLLDQFVTSDKCPFCTAPLVLDLESGQQYVSPHYILPFAVTQQQGVDFFKKWLKSLWWAPNDLAKKVSDASSALKGVYLPHWTYDTYTITDYSGERGDYYYTTETYTETVDGKTQTKTRQVRHTDWSYASGRVECDFRDLMVPASKSLPEKTLDKLGPWNFNMLVKFDERYMSGFRSETYQLGPEQGFAKAAEQTVGAINSAIRDDIGGDEQRIDSTDTQYLDKAIKYLMLPVWVSAYNYNNKIYQFTVNASTGEVIGQRPVSAIKIILAVLFVIALIITVVILYQNAHPA, translated from the coding sequence ATGAACAACCAGGTCAATCCATCAGCCATAAACAATTCTTTAAATTGTTCGGGCTGCGGAGCATTACTGCACTTTAATCCCGGCACTCATAATTTGTTGTGTGATTACTGCGGCGTGAGCAACGCCATTGAAAGCGCCCCCGACAGTCGCGATATCCTGCCCTATGATTATGAAGAATTTGTCGCCGGTATTGATAACAATAAACAAAGTGCCGATCTTAAGGTAGTGAACTGTAAAAACTGCGGCTCGCAAACCCTCCTCGATCAGTTTGTAACCTCGGATAAATGCCCGTTTTGTACAGCCCCCCTGGTTTTAGACCTTGAAAGCGGGCAGCAATATGTATCGCCGCATTATATTTTGCCGTTTGCAGTTACACAACAACAGGGCGTTGACTTTTTCAAAAAATGGCTTAAAAGCCTTTGGTGGGCGCCAAACGACCTGGCTAAAAAAGTAAGCGATGCATCATCAGCATTAAAAGGTGTTTACCTGCCCCACTGGACCTATGATACTTATACTATAACCGATTATAGCGGTGAGCGCGGCGATTACTACTATACTACCGAGACCTATACAGAAACTGTCGACGGTAAAACACAAACCAAAACCAGGCAGGTACGCCATACCGATTGGTCATACGCATCCGGAAGAGTAGAATGTGATTTCCGCGACCTGATGGTACCCGCAAGTAAATCATTGCCCGAAAAAACACTTGATAAACTTGGCCCCTGGAATTTTAATATGCTGGTTAAGTTTGATGAACGCTACATGAGCGGCTTCCGTTCCGAAACCTACCAGTTAGGCCCGGAACAAGGGTTTGCTAAGGCAGCTGAACAAACCGTTGGAGCGATAAATTCGGCCATACGAGACGACATAGGCGGAGACGAACAAAGGATTGACAGCACCGACACCCAATATCTTGATAAAGCTATAAAATACCTGATGCTGCCGGTTTGGGTAAGCGCTTATAACTATAATAATAAGATTTATCAGTTTACAGTTAACGCCAGCACAGGTGAGGTTATCGGCCAGCGCCCGGTGAGCGCCATTAAAATTATCCTGGCCGTGCTGTTTGTAATTGCGTTGATAATAACCGTTGTGATCTTGTATCAAAACGCTCATCCTGCATAG
- a CDS encoding ArsR/SmtB family transcription factor, giving the protein MEQHRLDVFQVIADPSRRQILHLLSKDSSTINALAENFDMSRPAVSKHIKVLYNAGFISIQDIGRERHCVLKQDGFKELQAWLAYYDKFWGDNLDKLGALMNDKMNKK; this is encoded by the coding sequence ATGGAACAGCACAGGCTTGATGTATTCCAGGTAATTGCCGACCCAAGCAGGAGGCAGATACTACACCTGCTTTCGAAAGATAGCAGCACCATTAACGCGCTGGCCGAAAACTTTGACATGAGCAGGCCTGCAGTTTCAAAGCATATCAAAGTGCTTTATAATGCAGGTTTTATCTCCATTCAGGATATCGGCAGAGAAAGGCATTGTGTGTTGAAACAAGACGGCTTTAAAGAGCTACAGGCCTGGTTAGCTTACTATGATAAATTCTGGGGCGATAATCTGGATAAACTGGGAGCTTTAATGAACGATAAAATGAACAAAAAATGA
- a CDS encoding TonB-dependent receptor: MKKEILHDKVFSVPHYRKFLLMLNWIFVLTFLFCLDVSANSYSQNAKVSFNLKDASLKKAIYTLEQKGQTRFLYSEQLLPQNKQITLDVNNVPLLDVLNRILEDTGLDYQVTDNGLVIIALKGSIIKNIDVKGKVLDDKGNSLPGVSVKVLGTNTGTVTSAGGEFSVSVPEGASLVFSYIGYLSQTVEVGTKTQINIVLKVDEASQKLSEVIVVGYGTQRKSDLTGSVASISGKDLDKTPVLGADQMLQGRVSGLQLTQSDGQPGSATSVRIRGTNSINSGNEPLYVIDGFAGVGNLSSINPSDIQSIEVLKDASATAIYGSRGANGVILITTKKGKAGQHNINFESYTGLQHIARKIPLMDATQFGNYLNQYYTEYNAANPATAKALPYTNEQIAGFGKGTDWQDELYRTAPIQNYQLSFNGGTNEARYYLSLNHFDQDGIMRATGFRRELIRLNLDRNIGKKIKMGFSSQISYNVQAVDPSITGVGYGAAGGALSMSPIVPVKDASGAYTFANAPAAYVGTYGNPVAAVELGKDRIANSRGLINTFGEYEFIPGFKFKSSFGVDYNNTNENSYLPTTMYIGQQTNGAAYSSNNISYSWLNENTLSFNKQFNKNHAIDAVVGVSLQEFKTKAFSSSAQGFFTDNLGTDNLALGANVLTPQSNTYKNTIASYFGRVNYRLMEKYLFTFTMRSDGSSRFGATKKWGYFPSGAFAWRASEEKFIKNIKQISDLKIRASYGVTGNQEIGSYQSLSQYAINSYSLGTSTTRVVGVSPNNIANPKLSWESTASFDVGADVGFFNNRISLTADYYRKTTSDLLLNFSIPQSSGFSSILLNAGKVGNHGIEFSLNTRNIETRNFNWSTTITYAANKNKVLDMNGTNNIMVGSTGPYIVTNGLAPSILRVGQPIGSFYGYHFDGIYQTPAQIAAAGISGVVPGDAIIRDVDGNKIIDGNDREIIGQAAPKFIYSVNNTFSYKHFDLTIFAQGVQGNKVLNLTSYAHSNGTTANVYTYMANAWNGPGTSNTIPRVLSTSIRNAGVVDNYLEDGSYLRIQTVSLAYNVPVSPKSRVFKTSTVYFTVQNLHTFTKYTGYNPEINSFGAQNLNAGTQNLNPGSQNLNLGADVNSYPPPRTLLLGVKLGF, from the coding sequence ATGAAAAAAGAAATACTTCATGATAAAGTATTTTCTGTGCCCCATTACCGAAAATTTTTATTGATGCTTAACTGGATTTTTGTACTGACTTTTCTGTTTTGTTTGGATGTATCGGCAAACAGTTATTCGCAAAATGCAAAGGTTAGTTTTAACCTTAAAGATGCGTCGCTGAAAAAAGCCATCTACACACTTGAGCAAAAAGGGCAAACCCGTTTTTTATACAGCGAACAATTACTGCCGCAAAACAAGCAAATTACACTTGATGTTAACAATGTGCCATTGCTTGATGTATTAAACAGGATCCTTGAAGATACAGGCCTTGATTACCAGGTAACTGATAACGGATTGGTGATTATAGCCCTGAAAGGCTCTATTATTAAAAACATTGACGTAAAGGGAAAGGTACTTGATGATAAGGGCAACTCTTTACCGGGGGTAAGTGTAAAGGTACTGGGTACAAATACCGGTACGGTAACCAGTGCAGGGGGCGAGTTCAGTGTATCGGTGCCCGAGGGGGCATCTCTTGTGTTTTCATACATTGGTTATCTTTCGCAAACTGTAGAGGTTGGTACAAAAACGCAAATCAACATAGTTTTAAAGGTAGATGAAGCCAGCCAGAAACTAAGCGAAGTAATTGTGGTTGGATACGGAACCCAGCGTAAAAGCGACCTTACCGGATCAGTTGCATCTATAAGCGGGAAAGATCTGGATAAAACACCGGTATTAGGGGCCGACCAGATGTTACAGGGAAGGGTGAGTGGTTTACAGCTTACACAATCAGACGGGCAGCCAGGCAGCGCTACTTCTGTCCGCATACGGGGTACCAATTCAATAAATTCGGGTAATGAGCCTTTATATGTTATAGATGGCTTTGCAGGTGTGGGAAACCTAAGCTCTATCAATCCCAGCGATATACAATCTATCGAGGTTTTAAAAGATGCTTCGGCAACGGCAATTTATGGTAGCCGTGGCGCTAACGGGGTAATACTTATCACTACAAAAAAGGGAAAAGCCGGGCAGCATAACATAAACTTTGAATCATACACCGGCCTGCAGCACATAGCCCGTAAAATTCCGTTGATGGATGCTACTCAGTTTGGCAATTACCTCAATCAATATTATACCGAATACAATGCGGCTAACCCAGCCACCGCTAAAGCCCTGCCTTATACAAACGAGCAGATTGCCGGGTTTGGGAAAGGTACCGACTGGCAGGATGAGTTGTACCGCACTGCCCCCATCCAAAATTATCAGCTTAGCTTTAACGGCGGTACCAACGAAGCCCGGTATTACCTTAGCCTGAACCATTTTGATCAGGATGGTATTATGAGGGCTACCGGTTTCAGGCGCGAACTGATCCGTTTAAACCTGGACAGGAATATTGGTAAGAAGATTAAGATGGGCTTTTCTTCTCAAATATCATATAATGTACAGGCAGTTGACCCAAGTATAACAGGGGTAGGATATGGCGCTGCAGGCGGCGCCCTGAGTATGAGCCCTATTGTACCTGTAAAAGATGCAAGCGGAGCATATACATTTGCAAATGCGCCGGCCGCATATGTTGGTACTTATGGAAACCCGGTTGCTGCTGTTGAATTGGGTAAAGACCGCATTGCTAATTCGCGCGGACTCATCAATACCTTTGGCGAATATGAATTTATCCCCGGCTTTAAATTTAAAAGCAGTTTTGGGGTCGACTATAATAACACCAACGAAAATTCATACCTGCCTACTACCATGTACATCGGGCAGCAAACCAACGGGGCGGCTTATTCATCAAATAATATCAGCTATAGTTGGTTAAATGAAAATACGTTATCTTTTAATAAGCAATTTAACAAGAACCATGCAATTGATGCCGTAGTAGGGGTTTCGTTACAGGAGTTTAAAACCAAGGCTTTCAGCAGCAGCGCCCAGGGCTTTTTTACAGATAACTTAGGCACCGATAACCTGGCTTTAGGCGCAAATGTTTTGACACCGCAATCCAACACTTATAAAAATACCATCGCTTCATATTTTGGCCGTGTTAATTACCGGTTGATGGAAAAGTACCTGTTTACTTTTACCATGCGTTCCGACGGGTCTTCGCGCTTTGGGGCAACCAAAAAATGGGGTTATTTTCCGTCCGGAGCGTTTGCATGGAGAGCATCGGAGGAGAAATTCATTAAAAATATAAAACAGATCTCAGACCTGAAGATCAGGGCGAGCTACGGGGTTACCGGTAACCAGGAAATAGGCTCTTATCAATCATTATCTCAATATGCCATTAACAGCTACTCATTAGGTACTTCTACAACACGCGTGGTTGGCGTATCGCCAAATAACATTGCCAATCCTAAATTAAGCTGGGAGTCTACAGCTTCGTTTGACGTGGGCGCCGATGTGGGATTCTTTAATAACCGCATCAGCCTTACTGCCGATTATTACCGCAAAACAACCAGCGATCTGCTGCTTAACTTTTCGATACCTCAATCATCAGGCTTTTCAAGCATACTGCTTAATGCAGGGAAAGTAGGGAACCACGGGATTGAATTTTCTTTAAATACCAGAAACATCGAGACGCGAAATTTCAACTGGTCGACTACGATTACTTATGCAGCAAACAAAAACAAAGTATTGGATATGAACGGCACCAACAACATAATGGTGGGCAGCACCGGCCCGTATATTGTAACCAATGGTCTTGCCCCTTCTATTTTACGGGTGGGCCAACCCATCGGATCTTTCTATGGCTATCATTTTGATGGCATATATCAAACCCCGGCCCAAATTGCTGCTGCAGGTATATCAGGCGTAGTACCGGGAGATGCCATAATCCGCGACGTTGACGGTAATAAGATCATTGATGGCAATGACCGCGAAATTATCGGGCAGGCAGCTCCGAAGTTTATTTATAGTGTCAACAACACTTTTTCTTACAAACACTTTGATCTTACCATTTTTGCACAGGGGGTGCAAGGTAATAAAGTGCTCAACCTTACCAGCTACGCGCACAGTAACGGCACTACAGCAAATGTGTATACCTATATGGCTAATGCCTGGAACGGTCCCGGAACCAGTAATACTATCCCCAGAGTTTTGAGCACGTCTATACGTAATGCAGGTGTGGTAGATAATTACCTGGAAGATGGAAGTTATTTAAGGATCCAAACGGTATCGCTGGCATACAATGTACCGGTTTCGCCAAAATCGCGGGTATTTAAAACCTCAACGGTATATTTTACAGTTCAAAACTTACACACCTTTACAAAATACACAGGCTATAACCCGGAAATAAACAGCTTTGGCGCCCAAAATCTGAATGCGGGTACACAGAACCTGAACCCGGGCAGTCAGAATTTAAACCTCGGCGCTGATGTTAATTCATATCCGCCGCCACGTACTCTTTTATTGGGGGTTAAATTAGGATTTTAA
- a CDS encoding RagB/SusD family nutrient uptake outer membrane protein, protein MKIRILMAVAIIAFSLTSCKKFLAEQPYSFLTPTNFYKNQGDAVAALNGVFSTMQPQTFYQRTVYTVSDNASDLMYAAPGSSTDRNSLTNHTFAAVNGEIANWYINDYKMIKNANDVIKYVPPISMDAVEKANIIGNARFLRGLGYFNLLTAFGQVPLITEPVTATDPNLYPKKASIAALYDQVVADLQFAEANCYVEKNIAAANKGRVSSGAASALLAKVLLTRAKSDAAKATDSQDALTECNKVINDGSYSLLSDYASIFSSDNKYNKEIVFAVRFGTAPNVGNIILRMFYPTVLGGYGSFFAQNNFFNNGFPDGNRDVRKTYSISNQAVDSKGVTQTVTPFIYKFRDSQWKQDNNSRSDWFVLRLAEVYLLQAEAMNNINPADPNKFNGINIVRARAGLSLPTDQLNLTNTPTADAFVNALLAERARELCGEGQRRWDLLRLGKLKAAMAVVGVTVDDNHLLFPIPQSEKDANPNL, encoded by the coding sequence ATGAAGATAAGAATTTTAATGGCTGTTGCGATAATTGCGTTCAGCCTTACCTCGTGTAAGAAATTTCTTGCCGAGCAGCCATACAGCTTTTTAACGCCCACAAATTTTTATAAAAACCAGGGGGATGCGGTTGCGGCTTTAAACGGTGTTTTTAGTACGATGCAGCCTCAAACCTTTTATCAGCGTACGGTTTATACGGTATCGGATAATGCTTCGGATTTGATGTACGCTGCACCCGGCTCATCAACCGACAGGAACTCGCTGACCAACCACACCTTTGCCGCGGTAAACGGCGAAATTGCCAATTGGTATATTAATGATTATAAAATGATCAAAAATGCCAATGACGTTATTAAATACGTTCCGCCGATTTCGATGGATGCAGTTGAAAAGGCAAATATTATTGGTAATGCCCGTTTTTTGCGTGGCTTAGGTTATTTTAACCTGCTTACAGCTTTTGGACAGGTGCCGCTTATCACAGAGCCCGTTACCGCTACCGATCCAAACCTGTATCCAAAAAAAGCTTCTATTGCAGCGCTTTATGACCAGGTTGTTGCCGATCTTCAATTTGCGGAAGCCAATTGCTATGTAGAGAAAAATATCGCGGCCGCCAATAAAGGAAGGGTATCCTCTGGCGCGGCATCTGCTTTATTGGCAAAGGTATTGTTAACACGGGCCAAATCAGATGCTGCAAAGGCTACCGATAGTCAGGATGCGCTCACCGAATGTAATAAGGTAATTAATGATGGCTCATACAGTTTGCTTAGCGATTATGCCAGCATCTTTAGCTCAGATAATAAATATAACAAGGAGATTGTTTTTGCCGTGCGGTTTGGCACAGCACCTAATGTTGGTAATATTATATTACGGATGTTCTATCCAACTGTATTAGGTGGGTATGGTTCATTTTTTGCTCAGAATAACTTTTTCAACAATGGTTTTCCGGATGGTAACAGGGATGTGCGTAAAACCTATAGCATATCTAACCAGGCTGTTGACAGTAAGGGTGTAACCCAAACTGTAACACCTTTTATTTATAAATTCAGGGACAGCCAATGGAAACAGGATAATAATTCCAGGTCGGATTGGTTTGTGTTACGTTTGGCCGAGGTTTACCTGTTACAGGCAGAGGCTATGAATAATATCAATCCGGCCGACCCTAACAAATTTAACGGGATAAATATAGTAAGGGCAAGGGCTGGGTTATCATTGCCTACAGACCAGCTGAATTTAACCAATACACCTACCGCTGATGCTTTTGTAAATGCTTTACTGGCCGAACGGGCTCGTGAGCTTTGCGGGGAAGGACAACGCCGCTGGGATCTTTTACGTTTAGGAAAGTTAAAAGCGGCAATGGCTGTTGTTGGCGTTACTGTTGATGATAACCATTTGTTATTTCCGATACCTCAATCTGAAAAAGACGCCAACCCCAATTTATAG
- a CDS encoding SPFH domain-containing protein: MGLFNILRNEFIDVIEWVDTTQNTLVWKFPRHDNAIKMGAKLIVRESQAAVFMNEGRIADVFTPGTYELQTQNMPLLTTLMSWKYGFESPFKVDIFFVNLRQFTNQKWGTKNPVMIRDAEFGPVRLRAFGSFNFKVQDPKVFIKEIAATNPDFIIEDINEQLRNTVVSRGMDAVAESKINVLDLAANYNEMGKFITESIQPDFAELGLNLTKLLVENISLPTEVEQVLDKRSEMGILGNLGAYAQFQAANAIEKSAENTIGGNLGAAGMGLGVGAAMMGQVGNIFQQNQVTPNNTGGDVPPPPPLPGIQYHIVKDGKSDGPHSIDGINAMIASGTLSRESMIWKKGMAAWAVASSVEEIAELFNNVPPPIA, encoded by the coding sequence ATGGGCCTGTTCAATATCCTTCGTAACGAATTTATAGATGTAATAGAGTGGGTTGATACCACCCAAAATACGCTTGTATGGAAATTTCCGCGCCATGATAATGCTATAAAGATGGGTGCAAAACTTATTGTTCGCGAATCGCAGGCCGCTGTTTTCATGAACGAGGGGCGCATCGCCGATGTATTTACTCCCGGTACTTATGAGCTCCAAACTCAGAATATGCCCCTTTTAACCACCTTAATGAGCTGGAAATATGGCTTTGAAAGCCCGTTTAAGGTTGATATATTCTTCGTAAACCTGCGGCAGTTCACCAATCAAAAATGGGGAACCAAAAACCCGGTAATGATCCGCGATGCTGAGTTTGGACCGGTGCGGCTGAGGGCATTTGGTTCGTTTAACTTTAAGGTTCAGGATCCTAAAGTATTTATTAAGGAAATAGCTGCCACTAATCCCGATTTCATCATTGAAGATATCAATGAGCAGTTGCGTAACACCGTTGTTTCGAGGGGGATGGATGCCGTAGCCGAATCAAAAATAAACGTGCTTGATTTGGCAGCCAACTACAACGAAATGGGCAAATTCATAACAGAATCTATTCAGCCTGATTTCGCTGAACTTGGTTTAAACCTAACCAAACTATTAGTTGAAAATATCTCCCTGCCAACCGAAGTTGAGCAGGTACTTGACAAACGCAGCGAAATGGGCATATTGGGTAATCTTGGCGCTTATGCACAATTCCAGGCTGCCAATGCTATTGAAAAATCCGCCGAAAATACCATCGGTGGTAATTTAGGTGCAGCTGGTATGGGTTTAGGCGTTGGCGCGGCAATGATGGGCCAGGTTGGCAATATCTTTCAGCAAAATCAGGTTACTCCTAATAATACCGGTGGTGATGTACCACCTCCTCCACCCCTGCCGGGCATCCAATATCATATTGTGAAAGACGGGAAGTCAGACGGGCCGCACTCTATAGATGGCATTAATGCTATGATCGCCAGCGGCACCTTAAGCAGGGAAAGCATGATTTGGAAAAAAGGTATGGCTGCATGGGCGGTTGCATCGTCTGTTGAAGAGATTGCAGAATTGTTTAATAATGTACCTCCGCCGATAGCCTGA